The Chitinophagales bacterium genomic sequence GCAGCTGACAATAATATCTATACGGTTACTTCAACCAATGCCCATTATTTAGATGAAGAAATGGCCAGAAAAACCGTAGAAAGTGGATTGGACAGAATTATAATTTCTATAGATGGAACCGAGCAGGAAACCTATGAATCTTACCGTATTGGGGGGAAGCTGGACAAAGTACTGACTGGAACAAAAGAACTGGTTAAGTGGAAAAAACATTTAGAATCTGCTACCCCACATATCATTTTTCAATTTTTGGTAGTAGGATCCAATGAGCATCAAATACCCGAGCTTTATCAACTTGCCGATCGAATTGGAGTTGACGAAGTAAAATTGAAAACAGCTCAGATTAACAATTTTGAAAAAGGCAACCCACTGATCCCGGAAAGGGAAGAATATTCCCGCTATAAAAAAGAAGATAATGGAAGCTATTCCATTAAAAATCCGCTGAACAATCACTGCTGGAAGCTCTGGCATTCTTGTGTAATTACCTGGGATGGAAATATTGTGCCTTGCTGTTTTGACAAAGACGCTAAATACAATATGGGAAATACAGGAAACATGAAATTTGCCGAGATATGGAAAAGCAGCGGATATGATAATTTTCGCAAATCGATATTGAAATCAAGGAAAGAAATTGACATTTGTAAAAATTGTACAGAAGGGCTAAAAGTCTGGGCTTGAATTATATAGAGGCGTTCAGCACCTGCTATTCACCTCCATGCTTCTGATTCATTAGCACATTTTCCAGCTCCCATTTAATTTTGCGTTCCTGTTTGTGTTTGCGCACCGGGCAATTGGGCATGCTACAGATATTGCAACTATCGAAAGTACAGGGATCAATATGGACAAAAAACTCAATATTTGGATCCAGCTCCTTGTTCATCTTTTCATCCAGGAATTCAATTTCGGCATGACCCTGGTTCATATCGTAGTAGTATGGAATGGTAAGGTGGCAATCAATGTGCAGGGATGGCCCGAATTTTATGATTCTTAGATTATGCACATCTATCCATGCAGGCCTCCTGATCTTATTCAGTGATTCAATTACCGTTTTGGCCTCATTAAAATCAATTTCATCCATGATGTCCCTCAGCGACTCCCTGACGATTCGCACCCCCATTACAATAATGATGACTGCAAAAATCAAGGCTATAATATTATCCAGCCACAGTACCCCGCTGAAGTAAACCACTGCAAGTCCAATCAGCAACCCCAATGAAGTGTATGCATCTGATTTCAGGTGTTTGCCATCGGCTATCAGCACTGCAGAGCGAATGGATTTCCCTTTTCTAACCAGCACAAATCCAAGTATATAATTTACTGTTCCTGCAAAAAGAGTAATTGCCAGTCCTATATCCAGGTTTTCTACCTGATTGGGCTGTACAATCAGATCCCGCATTGCTTTGTAAATAATCACCAGGCCGGCAAATACGACCATTGTACCCTCAAGGCCTGCAGTGATAAATTCAATCTTGCCATGTCCGTAGGGATGATTGTAATCTTTTGGTTTGGCAGAAAGATAAAGGCTGTAAAGCGCAATGCTCCCTGCCGCTACATTCACAATGGATTCCAGTGCATCCGAGAGTATTGCATTGGAACTGGTAATTATAAACGCGGAAAATTTCGCCACCAGCAAAACCAGGCCCACTGCCAGCACAATCCACTGGGTCTTGAATCCTTTTTGAAATTCGCTCTCTGCTGAATAGCTCAAATCAGTCTGTTATTTTTCGACAGGCAATCCCGCATCCTGCCAGGCTGAGAAACTGCCATCGAGCAGATAAATGTTTTTAAAACCTTCCTGTTGCAAAACAGAAGCTGCTTGATTCGCCCTGGGTCCGGCATGGCAATATATTACTATGGGTTTGTCTTTTGGCAATTCCAGGGCTTTCTTTTTGAAATCATTACTGTTCACTGGAATCAGAATAGCGTCTTTTATATAGCCCTCCTTGAATTCCCCCTGGCTGCGAACATCAAGTAAAGTATATTGTTTATCTTTCCAATCTTCCTTAAATTCCTGTGCCGAAATACTGCTGATGCCCTCATTGTTCTGACAGGCAGTAAAAGCTGAAAAAATGAAACTGAAAAATACTATTATTGCAGAATACTTAAACTTTCTCATTAAACTTAATTTATCATGAAAATACAAAATGCTTTCCCATTATTGGTTTTTTTCCTTTTAATAAGTTTTTCCGCCCAGGCACAAAAACCATGCTGTGCGCATGGCGCCAAGAAAAAATGTGACAAAACTGATGCCTCTGCCAAATTTGTCGCTATGAGTGAAGATGCAGCATTTTCAGAAGCCCATACCGAACCCGAATCGCTGCCCGAGGATACGGAATACATCGGTGAATTAAAATTAATAAACGTGCCTGATGGTGAAGATGCGCGCATTTATGAGATCAAATCTGCTTATAAAACCAATCGCTACCTCTTTGTATTTCACGAATGGTGGGGACTGAACGATCACATCAAATCTGAATCCGATCGCTGGTTTAAAAATCTTAGGGATGTCAATGTTATTGCTATTGATCTCTACGATGGCAAATGGACTAAGGATCGTGAAAAAGCTGCTGAGCTGATGCAATCCAATGACAGCGAACGCTCACTTGAAATTATCCGGGCTGCAATAGATTATGTGGGTAAAAATGCAACTATTGGAACAATAGGTTGGTGCTTTGGTGGTGGCTGGTCTTTGCAAGCAGCTATTGAAGCAGGTGATAAAGCCGCTGCTTGTGTAGTATATTACGGAATGCCGGAAGAAGACACAGCAAGACTGTCAAAACTAGAAGCTGATGTTTTAGGAATATTTGCCAGTCAGGATGATTGGATTAATGAAGAAGTGGTAAGCACTTTTGAGCAAAATATGGAAGAATTAGACAAAAAACTTACAGTGGAATGGTACGATGCCGCTCATGCTTTTGCCAACCCGAGCAATCCCGATTATGATAAAGAAGCAGCCAAAGCTGCCAGAACCCAGGCATTTGATTTCCTTACCAAAGCCTATTATTTAAAGGAATAGATCGGCTTGCTGCCCTGTCCTAACTGACAGTTTTTATCCCATTGAAGTTCTTGTGTGATTGCTTGGTTTGGATCTGCCCGATAGTATGGACGGCTACGGTAGTGGTCAGACTATGAGTCTGACCACTTAAGCCCTGTCAGCGTTTGCTTATAATGCAAGAGATGACATCTTTTGGAAAGATGTCATCTCTCTGCTGGATGCTTTCGTTCTGCATTTTCCAATGGGGCATGAGCAGGCAACCAGTGGTCAATTCGAAGTCATCTGACCACTTTCTTAGATCTGATTATTCAAAGCCTAATTATCTCTTTTCAAATAATTGGACCAATGCAGCACTTCTATGCCATTTGAGCCTTTAAACTCAGTTGTTCCATCATACACTATACATCCTTCATTTATTCCAGAGTAGGATTTGAATTTTTTCAGGTTTTTACTAAAATCTTTGGTATATGTTTGGGCAGCTTTGATTTCAATTGGAAGAATCTTGTTTTGTTTTTCAACAATAAGATCTACTTCCACTCCATTGTTGTCCCTCCAATAATAAAATTGTTCGCCCTGTTGATTATTCTGATTGTTTTTAATGCATTCTGTAACAAAGAAATTTTCTACCAAAGCCCCTTTGAAGTGCGTGAGCAAAAATTCATCACTTGTTTTTATATTGAGCAAGCTGCAAGACAGGCCAGTGTCGTAAAAATATAGCTTTGGTGATTTCACGATCCGTTTGTTAAAGTTTTGATGAAAGGGCTGTAACAGGTAAATAATATAAGTGCTTTGCAGCACAGAGAGCCAAGACTGGACTGTTCTTATATCAATTCCACAATCATTGCTCAGTGAAGCGATATTTACCTGTTGACCAATTCTACCTGCACAAAGCTTTAAAAACTTTTGGAACAACAAGCCATTTTCAATTTGTTTAATCTGTTGCACATCCCTTTCTACATATGTCCTAATATAGGATGGATACCAAAGTTGTGGTTTTCTATGCTTATCGTAAATTTCGGGATAAAAGCCTCTGGGGATTATGTCTGAGAGTGTAAGGCTCGAAGGAAATTGGCTTATTTCCCTATAACTCAAAGGTAATAAGTCCAATATGCCGATTCTGCCAGCTAATGATTGGGTGACGTTTTCCTGAAGTAGGATATTATTGCTTCCAGTCAATATAAATAAACCATCATCATTTGAGTTGTCAAGAATTTCCTGTAAATAATTGAATAACAAAGGTGCGCGTTGAACCTCATCCAAAATGGCACCTTGCGGAAACCTGTTTAAAAAAGCCTTTGGATCTTCTGTTGCCAGTTCGCGTTGATCTGGATTTTCCAGGGAGACATATGGTTTTTCAGTAAAACATTGTTTGACCAGTGTTGTTTTACCGGATTGCCGAGGTCCCACTACCAATACCGCCCGAAAAGAACGAGCGTATTCCATTAAGGTTTCCTTAATTTCTCTAGTGATCATTTTTATACAAATCTAACATTGATATGCTGTAAATGTATAAATAAATTGATAAAAAATCCAGTTGTTTTCGGTTATTGACCGGAACGCTTTCTTGTGCTGCATTTCGATAGGCTAAGCAAACACTTTT encodes the following:
- a CDS encoding radical SAM/SPASM domain-containing protein, with amino-acid sequence MQSFKKADVLNFVSKLSFQKLLNAFLIWISFQLSSIIKRPVVWGLPFNISVEPTTHCNLRCPECPSGLRSFTRPTGSLDFESFRSFIPQIKERLIYLYFYFQGEPYLNTDFLKMVHLAADNNIYTVTSTNAHYLDEEMARKTVESGLDRIIISIDGTEQETYESYRIGGKLDKVLTGTKELVKWKKHLESATPHIIFQFLVVGSNEHQIPELYQLADRIGVDEVKLKTAQINNFEKGNPLIPEREEYSRYKKEDNGSYSIKNPLNNHCWKLWHSCVITWDGNIVPCCFDKDAKYNMGNTGNMKFAEIWKSSGYDNFRKSILKSRKEIDICKNCTEGLKVWA
- a CDS encoding cation diffusion facilitator family transporter codes for the protein MSYSAESEFQKGFKTQWIVLAVGLVLLVAKFSAFIITSSNAILSDALESIVNVAAGSIALYSLYLSAKPKDYNHPYGHGKIEFITAGLEGTMVVFAGLVIIYKAMRDLIVQPNQVENLDIGLAITLFAGTVNYILGFVLVRKGKSIRSAVLIADGKHLKSDAYTSLGLLIGLAVVYFSGVLWLDNIIALIFAVIIIVMGVRIVRESLRDIMDEIDFNEAKTVIESLNKIRRPAWIDVHNLRIIKFGPSLHIDCHLTIPYYYDMNQGHAEIEFLDEKMNKELDPNIEFFVHIDPCTFDSCNICSMPNCPVRKHKQERKIKWELENVLMNQKHGGE
- a CDS encoding rhodanese-like domain-containing protein, which produces MRKFKYSAIIVFFSFIFSAFTACQNNEGISSISAQEFKEDWKDKQYTLLDVRSQGEFKEGYIKDAILIPVNSNDFKKKALELPKDKPIVIYCHAGPRANQAASVLQQEGFKNIYLLDGSFSAWQDAGLPVEK
- a CDS encoding dienelactone hydrolase family protein, which translates into the protein MKIQNAFPLLVFFLLISFSAQAQKPCCAHGAKKKCDKTDASAKFVAMSEDAAFSEAHTEPESLPEDTEYIGELKLINVPDGEDARIYEIKSAYKTNRYLFVFHEWWGLNDHIKSESDRWFKNLRDVNVIAIDLYDGKWTKDREKAAELMQSNDSERSLEIIRAAIDYVGKNATIGTIGWCFGGGWSLQAAIEAGDKAAACVVYYGMPEEDTARLSKLEADVLGIFASQDDWINEEVVSTFEQNMEELDKKLTVEWYDAAHAFANPSNPDYDKEAAKAARTQAFDFLTKAYYLKE
- a CDS encoding ATP-binding protein, whose protein sequence is MITREIKETLMEYARSFRAVLVVGPRQSGKTTLVKQCFTEKPYVSLENPDQRELATEDPKAFLNRFPQGAILDEVQRAPLLFNYLQEILDNSNDDGLFILTGSNNILLQENVTQSLAGRIGILDLLPLSYREISQFPSSLTLSDIIPRGFYPEIYDKHRKPQLWYPSYIRTYVERDVQQIKQIENGLLFQKFLKLCAGRIGQQVNIASLSNDCGIDIRTVQSWLSVLQSTYIIYLLQPFHQNFNKRIVKSPKLYFYDTGLSCSLLNIKTSDEFLLTHFKGALVENFFVTECIKNNQNNQQGEQFYYWRDNNGVEVDLIVEKQNKILPIEIKAAQTYTKDFSKNLKKFKSYSGINEGCIVYDGTTEFKGSNGIEVLHWSNYLKRDN